The Nonlabens sp. Hel1_33_55 genome contains the following window.
CTTTCTGTCCAACGGACCAGCAAGCCCATTCATTCCTTGAGGCTTCTTAGCTAGTTTAAAAATATAAACCCACTTTGAGGTAATCTTTGCTCCTTGTGGCTGAGGCATATTTTGTGTTCCTTTGGCTGAAAAATATGATTCAACTTCATTTGCTTTTATCATTGTGCCAGCATTGATGCATTTCCAATGCACAATCTTACCGTTCTTAAGTGAATGCTCTCCTTTACGACGTTTTTCGTTATTAGTTATTCCCGCATACCAGCCGTTGAATCGTGGGTTTTTACTTCCCATCGATGACTTGATAAATTTGGTCAGTTCGCCTTTAATTGCTTTTGCTTCCATTCAACTATCCTTATAAAATTCGTTAATTCGTAGCCTTATTGTTTTTCTACAAACTTTATCACTTGAGTATTTCTCTAAACCTTGGCACCTTTTGATAAATTATGAGGTGCACAGAGGAGTTCTCCATTTTCAACAATCGTCTGGCCACCTCTTGAATGTGGTATTACATGATCAGCTTGATAGTTAGACCAACTGACTTTAGATTCTTTTTCAGATTTACCTTCTCGCAAGCATTCTTGACAGCAGCCTTTTCCATCTCTATAAATAATCAAGCGCTCTAACTCTGAAAATGCACGTTTCTCGTCTTTTTCAAGAAGCACAATTTCATTATTTTTCAGATACTCAAAAAAGACTTGACGCAATATCCTATCTCTGACTTCTAAATCGTTTTCAGATTGTTGTCTTCTATTGCTGAATGTAAGTAGATCGGTATCACTTGCTTCGTCATATGTTTTCCATCTTTTATGAAAGCTGTAAACGAACTCTCGGATGTGCTTTTGAATGTTCTCGTCCAAAACGTAATACATCCTAAGATGCCTAATTAGCATGTAAATTGAAATAATGAAGTACTCCGTAGACAATTCTTTAATCCCATTTTTTTCATCCAGTATAGGATCATCTTTAAAGATGTTATAAATCGCTTTTAAATTCTTGCGAACCTCTATAGCAACTTTTGAATTCTCAAAGCTATAATCTCCAATTCCCTTTGCTGTTTTGTGATCATTTATGAACTCGGTAATCTTTTTATCTCCTAGATCAGCATAACCACCTGCGTTTTCAATAATTAGAAAACGAGCCATGAATTGTAAATGTTTCATTCTCTCATTGTCTACATTTAGTAATGAAAAGAAAGACATCTTATCAGGATTGCTATCAATAGTAGCATACGTCTCGTAATCAAAAGTTAAGTCGTCTGCATACTTCACGATAAAGTTTCTACTTAGACTAGATAATTGGGCATGAGCGATTTCCATATAATTCAAGGTTTCACCCTGCTGCAGGCGCCAGAAGATGTCCGTTGCGATAATCTGATGCTCTACACTTTCCGGTTGATCAATATCCTTAATTACGTCTGCTTGATACTTCAATGACTTATCTATAAACTTTCGTACATCAGTACCCAGGTCTCTATAATATTTACCAGCGACACCTTCTCCCAAATCGCTCAATGATTTCGGTAATGGATACGCATTATTAAAAAAATCCTGAACCGTAGTAATACGTTGCTGACCGTCTACAATTTCAAAAAGTACGTTGCTATCGTCTAATCGCACCTCTCTAATTACCAGTTTAGGAATGT
Protein-coding sequences here:
- a CDS encoding HNH endonuclease family protein, coding for MAFNPKSAYTTVPKEISIKDFFDYKEDYVTRPPYQRKVVWKRKKKQSLMDSLFRRYYIPKLVIREVRLDDSNVLFEIVDGQQRITTVQDFFNNAYPLPKSLSDLGEGVAGKYYRDLGTDVRKFIDKSLKYQADVIKDIDQPESVEHQIIATDIFWRLQQGETLNYMEIAHAQLSSLSRNFIVKYADDLTFDYETYATIDSNPDKMSFFSLLNVDNERMKHLQFMARFLIIENAGGYADLGDKKITEFINDHKTAKGIGDYSFENSKVAIEVRKNLKAIYNIFKDDPILDEKNGIKELSTEYFIISIYMLIRHLRMYYVLDENIQKHIREFVYSFHKRWKTYDEASDTDLLTFSNRRQQSENDLEVRDRILRQVFFEYLKNNEIVLLEKDEKRAFSELERLIIYRDGKGCCQECLREGKSEKESKVSWSNYQADHVIPHSRGGQTIVENGELLCAPHNLSKGAKV